A window of the Branchiostoma lanceolatum isolate klBraLanc5 chromosome 13, klBraLanc5.hap2, whole genome shotgun sequence genome harbors these coding sequences:
- the LOC136447284 gene encoding uncharacterized protein, protein MGSAPTKPVGGYDEKPAAPVVSAAQASVKWRGKAGVQSKMAASTTTKQQVAETDEEKLARLLDQHPEMKPILKIMDRGVAQVKEKKGDESSISDVYRRVDNDIDDPYWNFDGKIHRHIQGEHLTKIGAAGVFTDYLKFLKSTGKLFNDNEVWECYYAIRNCCWSFSDASFNFAKRLGKTGLFPMLIEELKEYKKSFQTNNEHNWLVKCSLGILHNCAKVIENRTILRQLGLIDHLLPWINTSDEELKTVTVMTLAYIVGEEDNELIMTDDSVIGFILTVFTEAVDSGSMRSQGFSAMEMAMGISQLAQNDDNKVMIVEKGALPLLVQLMETGDEEEQEQGARAVWQLAFHDDNKDKIRAEPRLMYQLKRLKDSKNPEIAKAANGALWVLDKQAREEKAKELTEKSEESSIEDLQEGGGPHIMISYQWDHQKTLIKVKDRLQSLGYRVWMDLEQMGGSTLQAMAEAVENSAVVLICMSQKYKESPNCRTEAEYTFQLRKQIVPLMMEAKYKPDGWLGAILGAKLYFDFSAQHKFEDSIGKLIKELGQRGKTAQLVQKMEAAEVGAGGAGALPIMPPAKPRVLDWKQADVDKWITQNQLEKNVLRELTGPQLHFLQSLRGEAPEFFYQFISNKLKLASLDQIMRFTSALNGLDD, encoded by the exons ATGGGCTCAGCACCGACCAAGCCAGTCGGCGGCTATGACGAGAAGCCGGCTGCACCTGTGGTGAGCGCCGCGCAGGCGTCCGTAAAGTGGAGGGGGAAGGCGGGGGtccaatccaagatggcggcctccacgacaacaaaacaacag GTCGCGGAGACAGACGAGGAGAAGCTAGCCCGCCTCTTGGACCAACACCCTGAGATGAAACCGATCCTCAAGATCATGGACAGGGGCGTGGCTCAAGTGAAGGAGAAGAAAGGAGACGAATCCAGCATTAGCGACGTCTACCGCCGAGTCGACAACGACATCGACGATCCTTACTGGAACTTCGATGGAAAGATTCATAGGCATATCCAGGGGGAACATCTCACCAAGATCGGGGCGGCCGGCGTCTTTACGGACTACCTTAAATTCCTCAAGTCCACCGGCAAGCTGTTTAATGACAATGAGGTGTGGGAGTGCTACTACGCCATCAGAAACTGTTGCTGGAGTTTTTCTGACGCAAGCTTCAACTTTGCAAAAAGGCTAGGAAAGACCGGGCTCTTCCCCATGCTCATAGAGGAACTGAAGGAATATAAGAAATCGTTTCAGACAAACAAC GAACACAACTGGCTGGTGAAGTGCTCGCTAGGAATCCTCCACAACTGTGCCAAAGTCATCGAAAACCGAACCATCCTCAGGCAGCTGGGTCTGATCGACCATCTCCTGCCCTGGATAAACACGTCCGACGAGGAACTCAAGACAGTCACAGTTATGACTCTGGCTTACATCGTTG GTGAGGAGGACAACGAGCTGATCATGACGGACGATAGCGTGATCGGCTTCATCCTGACGGTGTTTACGGAGGCAGTGGACAGCGGATCGATGCGGTCTCAGGGCTTCTCGGCCATGGAGATGGCCATGGGCATCAGCCAACTGGCGCAGAACGACGACAATAAG GTGATGATCGTGGAGAAAGGCGCCCTCCCCCTCCTGGTGCAGCTGATGGAGACGGGGGATGAGGAGGAGCAGGAGCAGGGTGCCAGGGCCGTCTGGCAGCTGGCCTTCCACGATGACAACAAGGACAAGATCCGAGCCGAACCAAGGCTCATGTACCAGCTCAAAAG GTTGAAGGACAGCAAGAACCCAGAGATTGCCAAGGCAGCTAACGGAGCTTTGTGGGTGCTTGATAAACAAGCGAGGG AGGAAAAGGCAAAAGAGCTGACAGAGAAGTCGGAAGAGTCCAGCATAGAAGACCTTCAGGAGGGCGGCGGACcgcacatcatgatcagctACCAATGGGACCATCAGAAAACACTCATCAAG GTGAAGGACCGCCTGCAGTCGCTCGGGTACCGTGTGTGGATGGACCTGGAGCAGATGGGCGGGTCCACGCTGCAGGCCATGGCCGAGGCGGTGGAGAACTCTGCAGTCGTGCTCATCTGCATGTCTCAAAAGTACAAGGAGAGCCCAAACTGCAGAACCG AGGCGGAGTACACGTTTCAGCTACGTAAGCAAATCGTGCCGCTGATGATGGAGGCAAAATACAAGCCGGACGGCTGGCTGGGCGCCATCTTGGGAGCCAAGCTGTACTTCGACTTCAGCGCACAGCACAAGTTTGAAGACTCCATTGGAAAACTCATCAAAGAGCTAG GGCAGAGAGGCAAGACTGCACAACTAGTCCAAAAGATGGAAGCAGCGGAGGTGGGAGCCGGCGGTGCGGGGGCGTTACCCATCATGCCTCCCGCAAAACCACGTGTGCTGGACTGGAAACAGGCGGACGTGGATAAATGGATAACACAGAACCAGCTGGAGAA GAACGTCCTGAGAGAGCTGACAGGACCACAGCTGCACTTCTTGCAATCCTTAAGAGGAGAG gcTCCTGAGTTCTTCTACCAGTTCATATCGAACAAGCTGAAGCTTGCGAGTCTGGACCAGATCATGAGGTTCACCAGCGCTCTCAACGGCCTGGATGATTGA